The following are from one region of the Thermococcus cleftensis genome:
- the hypD gene encoding hydrogenase formation protein HypD, with translation MTDVLNAFKDRELAQKVVRKIREEAKGLDELRFMHVCGTHEDTVTRSGIRSLLPDNIKIVSGPGCPVCITPVEDIVKMREIMKEAYAEGDRIILTTFGDMYKIPTPLGSFADLRSEGYDVRVVYSIYDTYRIAKENPDRTVVHFSPGFETTTAPAAGMLNAVVEEGLENFKIYSVHRLTPPAVEALVKAGTRFHGLIDPGHVSTIIGVRGWEYITRDYGIPQVIAGFEPVDMLMGILLLIRMIKKGEVKILNEYTRVVKYEGNVVAQKLMERFFEVRDARWRALGTIPKSGLELRKEWRELEIRTYYDPEVPKLPDLEKGCLCGAILRGLALPPQCPHFGKTCTPRSPIGPCMVSYEGTCSIFYKYGALF, from the coding sequence ATGACCGATGTCCTGAACGCCTTCAAGGACAGGGAACTGGCCCAGAAGGTCGTGAGGAAGATACGGGAGGAGGCGAAGGGCCTCGATGAGCTCCGCTTCATGCACGTCTGCGGGACGCACGAAGATACGGTAACCCGCTCCGGGATACGCTCACTTTTACCGGATAACATTAAGATAGTCAGCGGGCCGGGCTGTCCCGTCTGCATAACCCCCGTTGAGGACATCGTCAAGATGCGCGAGATTATGAAAGAGGCCTACGCCGAGGGGGACAGAATAATCCTGACCACCTTCGGGGACATGTACAAGATACCCACCCCGCTCGGGAGCTTTGCAGACTTGAGGAGCGAGGGCTACGACGTGAGGGTGGTCTACTCAATCTACGACACCTACAGGATTGCAAAAGAGAACCCCGACAGAACCGTCGTCCACTTCAGCCCCGGCTTCGAAACCACAACCGCCCCGGCGGCAGGAATGCTGAACGCCGTCGTCGAGGAAGGACTTGAAAACTTCAAAATCTACTCCGTTCACCGTCTGACCCCCCCTGCCGTTGAGGCCCTCGTGAAGGCCGGAACGCGCTTCCACGGACTTATCGATCCCGGCCACGTTTCGACCATAATAGGAGTAAGGGGCTGGGAGTACATAACAAGGGACTACGGCATACCGCAGGTCATAGCCGGCTTCGAGCCCGTGGACATGCTGATGGGCATACTGCTCCTGATAAGAATGATAAAGAAAGGTGAGGTCAAGATACTCAACGAGTACACCAGGGTCGTAAAGTACGAGGGCAACGTTGTTGCCCAGAAGCTCATGGAGAGGTTCTTCGAGGTCAGGGACGCCAGGTGGCGCGCCCTTGGAACCATACCCAAGAGCGGCCTCGAACTCAGGAAGGAGTGGAGGGAGCTGGAGATAAGGACGTACTACGACCCGGAGGTTCCAAAGCTTCCCGACCTTGAGAAAGGGTGTCTCTGCGGCGCAATACTTCGCGGACTTGCCCTACCGCCGCAATGCCCGCACTTCGGAAAGACCTGCACGCCGAGGAGTCCAATAGGGCCGTGCATGGTCTCTTACGAAGGAACCTGCAGTATCTTCTACAAATACGGAGCTTTGTTCTGA
- the hypF gene encoding carbamoyltransferase HypF codes for MKAYRLHVQGIVQAVGFRPFVYRIAHEHNLRGYVKNLGDAGVEIVVEGREEDIAAFLRDLREKLPPLARIDRIKKKELPPQGFDRFYIEKSSQGGEGGDSIIPPDIAICDDCLRELFDPTDKRYMYPFIVCTNCGPRFTIIEDLPYDRINTTMREFPMCDFCESEYKDPLNRRYHAEPVCCPVCGPSYRLYTNEGKEIIGDPLKKAAELIDKGYIVAIKGIGGIHLACDASNEEVVAELRRRTFRPQKPFAIMADSLETVKSFAYVSREEEEELTSYRRPIVTLRKKEPFPLPENLAPGLHTIGVMLPYAGTHYILFHWSRAKVYVMTSANYPGMPMVKDNDKAFEELRDVADYLLLHNRKILNRADDSVIRFVDGKRAVIRRSRGFVPLPVEIPFSYRGLAVGAELMNAFGVAKNGRVYPSQYIGNTSKVEVLEFMRNAIGHFKRILRVKDFDLIIADLHPGYNTTRLAMELANELGVELLQVQHHYAHIASVLAEKNLESAVGIAVDGVGYGTDGNTWGGEVLYLGYEDVERLAHIDYYPLPGGDLASYYPLRALMGILSKVYGVEELEGVIRKCCPKAVESLKYGEVEFSVALNQLAKGINLAYASSTGRVLDSLAVLLNIAYRRHYEGEPAMKLESFAMKGKNDLKFEVPVEGELIKVEGLFTQALEVLDRASPADIAYSVHLALARAFSEVAVEKALEFGVKDVVMSGGVAYNELIVKTVRKAVEGNGLNFHVTEKVPRGDNGINVGQAFLGGLYLEGYLSREDLML; via the coding sequence ATGAAAGCTTACCGGCTTCACGTTCAGGGCATCGTTCAGGCCGTTGGATTCCGACCTTTCGTCTACAGGATAGCCCACGAGCACAACCTCCGTGGTTACGTTAAAAACCTCGGCGATGCTGGGGTTGAGATAGTCGTCGAGGGCAGGGAGGAGGATATAGCGGCTTTTCTGCGAGACCTCCGGGAGAAGCTTCCTCCACTTGCACGGATAGACAGGATAAAGAAGAAGGAACTCCCTCCCCAGGGCTTCGACAGGTTCTACATCGAGAAGAGCTCCCAGGGTGGAGAAGGCGGGGACTCAATAATCCCCCCTGACATAGCAATCTGCGACGACTGCCTGCGGGAGCTCTTCGACCCGACTGACAAGCGCTACATGTACCCCTTCATCGTCTGCACCAACTGCGGGCCAAGGTTCACGATAATCGAGGATCTGCCCTACGATAGAATCAACACCACGATGCGCGAGTTCCCGATGTGCGACTTCTGCGAGAGCGAGTATAAGGATCCGCTCAACAGGCGCTACCACGCGGAACCGGTCTGCTGTCCTGTCTGCGGGCCGAGCTACAGGCTCTACACGAACGAGGGCAAGGAAATCATTGGCGATCCGTTGAAAAAGGCGGCCGAGCTGATAGACAAGGGGTACATAGTGGCCATCAAGGGTATCGGCGGAATACACCTCGCCTGCGACGCGAGCAACGAGGAGGTCGTCGCTGAACTCAGGAGGAGAACCTTCAGGCCCCAGAAGCCCTTCGCCATAATGGCGGACAGCCTTGAGACGGTCAAAAGCTTCGCCTACGTGAGTAGAGAGGAGGAAGAGGAGCTTACAAGCTACAGGAGGCCGATAGTGACGCTCCGCAAGAAGGAGCCCTTCCCCCTGCCCGAGAACCTCGCGCCGGGGCTCCACACGATTGGCGTCATGCTCCCCTACGCGGGAACGCACTACATACTCTTCCACTGGAGCAGGGCAAAGGTCTACGTGATGACCTCAGCGAACTACCCCGGAATGCCGATGGTCAAGGACAACGACAAAGCCTTCGAGGAGCTGAGAGATGTGGCCGACTACCTCCTGCTCCACAACAGGAAGATACTCAACCGTGCCGATGACAGCGTGATTCGCTTCGTTGACGGGAAGAGGGCGGTGATAAGGAGGAGCAGGGGCTTTGTGCCGCTGCCAGTGGAGATACCCTTCAGCTACCGCGGTTTAGCGGTCGGGGCCGAGCTGATGAACGCCTTCGGCGTCGCCAAAAACGGAAGGGTTTATCCCAGCCAGTACATAGGCAACACCTCGAAGGTTGAGGTGCTGGAGTTCATGAGGAATGCAATAGGGCACTTCAAGAGGATTCTCCGCGTTAAAGACTTCGACCTCATCATAGCCGACCTCCACCCAGGCTACAACACGACGAGGCTCGCCATGGAGCTGGCAAACGAGCTGGGCGTTGAGCTCCTCCAGGTTCAGCACCACTACGCCCACATAGCTAGCGTCTTGGCCGAGAAGAACCTCGAATCTGCGGTGGGGATAGCGGTTGATGGCGTCGGTTACGGAACAGACGGCAACACCTGGGGCGGTGAGGTTCTCTACCTGGGCTACGAGGACGTCGAGAGGCTGGCCCACATAGACTACTACCCGCTCCCGGGCGGGGACTTAGCCAGCTACTACCCGCTCAGGGCCTTGATGGGGATCCTCAGCAAGGTCTACGGCGTTGAAGAGCTTGAGGGGGTAATAAGGAAGTGCTGTCCAAAGGCCGTTGAAAGCCTCAAGTACGGGGAGGTCGAGTTTTCCGTCGCGTTGAACCAGCTCGCCAAGGGGATAAACCTCGCCTACGCCTCCTCGACCGGAAGGGTGCTCGACTCGCTGGCGGTGCTCCTCAACATAGCCTACAGGAGGCACTACGAGGGCGAGCCCGCGATGAAGCTGGAGAGCTTTGCCATGAAGGGCAAGAACGACCTGAAGTTCGAGGTGCCTGTTGAAGGCGAGCTGATAAAGGTTGAAGGGCTCTTCACCCAGGCGCTCGAAGTCCTCGACAGGGCTTCGCCGGCGGACATAGCCTACTCAGTCCACCTCGCCCTCGCGAGGGCCTTCTCCGAGGTTGCTGTAGAGAAGGCCCTGGAGTTTGGGGTAAAGGACGTGGTCATGAGCGGCGGCGTGGCCTACAACGAGCTGATCGTCAAGACCGTCAGGAAGGCCGTCGAGGGCAACGGTCTGAACTTCCACGTCACCGAGAAGGTCCCGCGCGGCGACAACGGAATAAACGTCGGACAAGCATTCCTCGGCGGCCTCTACCTGGAGGGCTACCTCTCAAGGGAGGACCTGATGCTGTGA
- a CDS encoding nucleotidyltransferase domain-containing protein, which produces MSPIERKELMEILREVRARLEAILGDNLVEVILFGSYARGDATEGSDVDVLLLLKRWPSEEELEAITRATDEYAIDRGIVISLIPYVEGPGMAEDPLIISVQREGIKV; this is translated from the coding sequence ATGTCCCCGATTGAGAGGAAAGAGCTCATGGAAATCCTGCGGGAGGTCAGGGCGAGGCTTGAGGCAATACTCGGGGACAACCTGGTGGAGGTCATCCTCTTCGGCTCATACGCCCGCGGCGATGCTACCGAAGGTAGCGACGTGGACGTTCTGCTGCTCCTGAAAAGGTGGCCAAGCGAGGAGGAGCTTGAAGCGATCACCAGGGCGACGGACGAGTATGCCATCGACAGGGGGATAGTAATATCCCTGATACCCTACGTGGAGGGGCCGGGTATGGCCGAGGATCCCCTCATAATCTCGGTTCAGAGGGAGGGCATAAAGGTATGA
- a CDS encoding HEPN domain-containing protein — protein MSTYSKILEKAEDSLKAAKLMTENGLYPFAVSRAYYAMFYCAEAILLTKGITVSKHSSVIALLGREFVKTGEVPHRFFTYLRLAFQLRQVADYSFDLHFSEEDALSQIRRAEEFFDFTRSYLKNKGLLEG, from the coding sequence ATGAGCACTTACTCCAAAATACTTGAGAAGGCCGAGGATAGCCTCAAGGCCGCAAAACTGATGACGGAGAACGGGCTGTATCCCTTCGCCGTCTCGCGGGCGTACTACGCCATGTTCTACTGTGCGGAGGCTATTCTACTTACGAAGGGCATAACAGTCTCAAAGCATTCGTCGGTGATAGCCCTGCTTGGAAGGGAGTTCGTGAAAACTGGGGAGGTTCCCCACAGGTTTTTCACGTATCTGCGACTGGCGTTCCAGCTTAGACAGGTCGCTGATTATTCCTTTGATCTACATTTCAGCGAGGAGGACGCCCTCTCCCAGATACGGCGTGCTGAGGAATTTTTCGACTTCACCCGCTCATACTTGAAGAATAAAGGCCTTTTGGAGGGTTGA
- the hypE gene encoding hydrogenase expression/formation protein HypE, protein MGEKIKLEHGAGGEVMEELLRDVILKTLSLKSAGGIGLDALDDGATIPLGDKHLVFTIDGHTVKPLFFPGGDIGRLAVSGTVNDLAVMGARPLALANSMIIGEGFDGEDLKRILRSMDETAREVPVPIVTGDTKVVEEDIGIFVITAGIGIAERPISDAGAKVGDAVLISGTVGDHGIALMSHREGIAFETELESDVAPIWEVVKAVAKAIGWENIHAMKDPTRGGLSNALNEMAKKANVGILIRESDVPVRPEVRAASDMLGINPFDVANEGKVVMIVPREYAEEALKAMRSTERGKNAAIIGEVIENYRGRVLVETGIGGKRFLEPPAGDPVPRVC, encoded by the coding sequence ATGGGTGAAAAGATAAAGCTCGAACACGGAGCAGGCGGGGAAGTAATGGAGGAGCTTTTGAGGGACGTTATTCTGAAGACGCTGAGCCTGAAATCGGCCGGGGGAATAGGGCTGGACGCACTCGACGACGGCGCAACGATACCCCTCGGCGATAAGCACCTCGTGTTTACAATAGACGGCCACACTGTCAAGCCGCTCTTCTTCCCCGGAGGGGACATTGGAAGGCTCGCGGTCAGTGGGACGGTCAATGACCTCGCGGTGATGGGGGCGAGGCCACTGGCCCTGGCCAACTCCATGATAATCGGGGAGGGCTTCGACGGTGAGGACCTGAAGAGAATCCTTCGCTCTATGGACGAAACTGCAAGGGAAGTTCCCGTTCCAATCGTCACCGGCGACACGAAGGTCGTCGAAGAGGACATCGGCATCTTCGTCATAACTGCAGGGATAGGAATCGCAGAGAGGCCGATAAGCGACGCCGGAGCGAAGGTGGGCGATGCCGTTCTTATCAGCGGAACCGTTGGAGACCACGGCATCGCTTTGATGAGCCACCGCGAGGGCATAGCCTTCGAGACCGAGCTTGAGAGCGACGTTGCGCCGATATGGGAGGTCGTCAAGGCAGTGGCAAAGGCAATCGGCTGGGAAAACATACACGCCATGAAGGACCCCACGAGGGGAGGCTTAAGCAACGCCCTCAACGAGATGGCCAAGAAGGCCAACGTGGGAATCCTCATAAGGGAATCCGACGTACCGGTCAGGCCGGAGGTCAGGGCGGCAAGCGATATGCTGGGCATAAACCCCTTCGATGTTGCCAACGAGGGCAAAGTGGTCATGATCGTCCCAAGGGAATACGCTGAGGAAGCCCTGAAAGCCATGAGGAGCACAGAGAGGGGGAAGAACGCGGCGATAATCGGCGAAGTCATAGAGAACTACAGGGGCAGGGTTCTGGTTGAGACAGGAATAGGCGGAAAGCGCTTCCTTGAGCCTCCTGCCGGAGACCCCGTTCCGAGGGTCTGCTGA
- a CDS encoding aminotransferase class V-fold PLP-dependent enzyme, with product MRIPEDVRKDIPLTGEVIYFDNTATSLTPKPVIEAMDEYYLRYRANVHRGVHRLSQMATHKYEESRKVVAEFINARFEEVVFTKNTSESLNLVALGLEHIFKPGDKIVTTPYEHHSDLLPWQRLAKKLGLRLEFIEGDNEGNLDLSDAERKIRGAKLVAVQHVSNALGVIHEVEELGKMAKEEGAIFVVDAAQSAGHMEVDVKRLHADFLGLSGHKGPMGPTGIGVLYINEEFFEVFEPPLIGGGTIEDVGLEGYKLTEPPERFEAGTPNIGGAIGLAAGIRYIERIGIDKIERQERKLVKRITEGLDELGIPWYGPRNLKKHAGVVSFNVPGLHPHDVAAILDENNIMVRSGHHCALPVMKKLGINGTVRASFHVYNSLEEVETFLGVLEGLVKSLRS from the coding sequence ATGAGGATTCCGGAGGATGTGAGGAAGGACATACCCCTTACGGGCGAGGTTATCTACTTCGATAACACCGCCACTTCTCTGACGCCGAAGCCCGTGATAGAGGCGATGGACGAGTACTACCTCAGATACCGCGCCAACGTCCATAGGGGCGTCCACAGGCTCTCGCAGATGGCGACCCATAAGTACGAGGAGAGCAGGAAGGTCGTCGCCGAGTTTATAAACGCCAGGTTTGAGGAGGTGGTCTTCACCAAGAACACGAGCGAGAGCCTTAACCTCGTCGCCCTCGGGCTGGAGCACATATTTAAACCCGGCGACAAGATAGTAACGACGCCCTACGAGCACCACTCCGACCTGCTCCCCTGGCAGAGGTTAGCTAAGAAGCTCGGTCTGAGGCTTGAGTTCATTGAAGGAGATAACGAGGGCAACCTCGATTTGAGCGATGCTGAGAGGAAGATTAGGGGAGCTAAGCTGGTGGCTGTGCAACACGTCTCCAACGCCCTGGGCGTTATCCACGAGGTGGAGGAGCTCGGAAAGATGGCGAAGGAGGAGGGGGCGATATTTGTTGTCGACGCGGCCCAGAGCGCCGGCCACATGGAGGTGGACGTGAAGAGGCTCCACGCTGACTTTCTGGGTCTTTCAGGCCACAAAGGGCCGATGGGACCGACGGGGATAGGCGTTCTCTACATAAACGAAGAGTTCTTTGAGGTGTTCGAGCCGCCCCTCATCGGAGGTGGAACGATAGAGGACGTTGGACTGGAGGGATACAAGCTCACCGAACCGCCCGAGCGCTTTGAAGCCGGAACTCCGAACATAGGCGGTGCGATAGGTCTAGCCGCCGGGATAAGGTACATCGAGCGGATTGGCATAGACAAAATCGAGAGACAGGAGAGGAAGCTCGTCAAGCGCATAACCGAGGGGCTCGACGAACTTGGAATTCCCTGGTACGGGCCGAGGAACCTGAAGAAGCACGCCGGGGTTGTGAGCTTCAACGTGCCGGGCCTTCACCCCCACGACGTGGCGGCGATACTTGATGAGAACAACATCATGGTACGGAGCGGCCACCACTGCGCCCTGCCCGTGATGAAGAAGCTCGGAATAAACGGCACGGTCAGGGCATCGTTCCACGTCTACAACAGCCTTGAGGAGGTCGAGACCTTCCTTGGGGTTCTTGAGGGGCTGGTAAAAAGTTTAAGGAGTTAA
- a CDS encoding ATP-NAD kinase family protein: MIGLIINPIAGMGGRVALKGTDGVVKEAVKRGARPIAQDLVRLFLEELSHYEEAVEVRFLTGPGPLGEDVLREFGFEFEVLRHREIGYLEIEGVRIPNTSGEDTKELAKEMVGNVDLLVFAGGDGTARDIVEAVDEKIPILGIPTGVKMYSGVFAYSPEDAARVLVEFLRGNARLEEREVRDIDEDAYRHDEVRARTYGKALVPVVETLVQGSKERIPVDEEEELDAIAEAIAEEILENDGIYFLGSGSTVKRIKDRLGIDGTLLGVDVVEIRDGNVKLLVKDATEKDLLRFADRGPRVIVTVIGGLGFIFGRGNQQFSAEVLRRIPKENITVVATPSKLESGPLRIYTGDREVDEKLRGYIRVRVSPWLERMVRVV; the protein is encoded by the coding sequence CACGGACGGAGTTGTGAAGGAAGCGGTGAAGAGGGGTGCGAGGCCAATCGCCCAAGACCTGGTGAGGCTCTTCTTGGAGGAGCTATCTCACTATGAGGAGGCGGTAGAGGTAAGGTTCCTCACCGGCCCCGGCCCGCTGGGGGAGGACGTTCTGAGGGAGTTCGGCTTTGAGTTTGAGGTTCTGAGGCACAGGGAAATCGGTTACCTGGAAATAGAGGGTGTAAGAATACCTAATACCAGCGGTGAGGATACGAAGGAGCTGGCAAAGGAAATGGTCGGAAACGTTGATTTACTTGTATTCGCAGGCGGGGACGGAACAGCTAGAGACATCGTTGAGGCGGTCGATGAAAAGATTCCAATTCTCGGCATTCCAACCGGCGTCAAGATGTACTCGGGAGTTTTCGCCTATTCCCCCGAGGACGCGGCCAGAGTTCTGGTGGAGTTCCTCAGGGGAAACGCGCGGCTCGAGGAGAGGGAGGTCAGGGATATAGACGAAGATGCATACAGGCACGACGAGGTGAGGGCCAGAACCTACGGAAAGGCCCTCGTTCCGGTTGTTGAGACCCTCGTGCAGGGAAGCAAGGAGAGGATACCCGTGGACGAGGAAGAGGAGCTCGATGCTATCGCCGAAGCAATCGCCGAGGAAATCCTCGAAAACGATGGAATATACTTCCTCGGCTCTGGCTCGACGGTAAAGCGGATAAAGGACAGGCTTGGCATAGATGGAACGCTCCTAGGGGTGGACGTGGTGGAGATCAGGGACGGAAATGTTAAGCTTCTCGTGAAGGACGCGACGGAGAAAGACCTGCTCCGCTTTGCCGATAGAGGCCCTAGGGTAATCGTCACGGTGATAGGGGGCTTAGGTTTCATCTTCGGACGAGGGAACCAGCAGTTCTCGGCCGAGGTGCTGAGGAGAATTCCGAAGGAGAACATAACCGTAGTTGCCACACCATCGAAGCTCGAAAGTGGCCCCTTGAGGATATACACCGGCGATAGAGAGGTGGACGAGAAGCTTAGGGGCTACATCAGGGTTCGCGTGAGTCCCTGGCTGGAGAGAATGGTGAGGGTCGTTTAG